The following proteins are encoded in a genomic region of Paenibacillus sp. FSL R7-0273:
- a CDS encoding extracellular solute-binding protein, with protein sequence MKVGKRTLMLSMAVTMALTALTGCTGNSDNQQGGTNKAAEGTKAPANTGDNNETAAKDITLELLYWGDDVQKKLVEAATEKYTADTGIKINAQVLPADGTFDTFIQTRLQSGELPDISYMGEGDIQKYNEMGILADISDLLTDGSIPEKLSAITIHSPEQKVIGVGLSNQLELLFYSKSKFDEAGVAYPPTKVEEAWDWDTFVANAKKLTKDSKGKTAAEEGFNADLTENYGLGFTAGREFHHFWAANANGGGIVSPDGKEFQWDSAESAEGIQKLADLVNKDKVASPFTYTWSTGIGSAVDALSGGYAMAVSGSWDLANIKGNEDIGVGVLPKMKKAVTMNAGAPLVVYNTSKNIEEAKKFYAYMVNPENSLELLQSGAWLPNQADWYTDAALVDKWSSELPVSAKETILSYSTTKDSIVQWPAYYVPAYLKMNTEYEKSIDQALSGSKSVKEIYDSIMPVIKSLWESGKVS encoded by the coding sequence ATGAAGGTTGGCAAGCGTACGCTGATGCTGTCCATGGCAGTGACAATGGCACTTACAGCGCTGACAGGCTGCACAGGCAATTCGGACAACCAGCAGGGCGGTACAAACAAGGCGGCGGAGGGCACCAAAGCACCGGCAAACACCGGAGATAACAACGAGACCGCCGCAAAGGACATCACACTGGAGCTGCTGTATTGGGGGGATGATGTACAGAAAAAGCTGGTTGAAGCGGCGACAGAGAAATATACAGCCGATACCGGAATCAAGATTAACGCGCAGGTGCTGCCGGCGGACGGTACCTTTGACACCTTTATCCAGACCCGGCTGCAATCCGGCGAGCTGCCTGACATCAGCTACATGGGGGAAGGGGATATCCAGAAATATAATGAAATGGGCATTCTGGCCGATATTTCAGATCTTTTGACGGACGGAAGCATTCCTGAGAAGCTGTCTGCCATAACCATTCATTCTCCTGAGCAAAAGGTAATCGGTGTGGGCCTGTCTAATCAGCTGGAGCTGCTTTTTTACAGCAAGTCCAAGTTTGATGAAGCAGGAGTTGCCTATCCGCCAACAAAGGTGGAGGAGGCGTGGGATTGGGATACTTTTGTAGCGAATGCCAAAAAGCTGACCAAGGATTCCAAAGGCAAAACAGCTGCTGAGGAAGGGTTTAATGCAGACCTGACCGAGAATTACGGGCTGGGCTTCACCGCCGGGCGAGAATTTCATCATTTCTGGGCGGCAAATGCGAACGGCGGCGGTATCGTATCCCCGGACGGGAAGGAATTTCAGTGGGATTCCGCGGAAAGTGCAGAAGGCATTCAGAAGCTGGCTGACCTCGTCAATAAGGATAAGGTAGCCTCCCCGTTCACTTACACCTGGAGTACAGGAATTGGTTCGGCGGTTGATGCACTCAGCGGCGGATATGCTATGGCAGTCAGCGGCTCCTGGGACCTGGCCAATATCAAGGGGAACGAAGACATCGGTGTCGGCGTACTGCCGAAAATGAAGAAAGCGGTAACAATGAATGCCGGCGCTCCGCTTGTCGTATACAACACCTCCAAGAACATAGAAGAAGCCAAAAAGTTCTACGCTTATATGGTTAATCCGGAGAACAGCCTGGAGCTGCTGCAAAGCGGGGCATGGCTGCCGAATCAGGCAGACTGGTATACCGATGCTGCACTGGTTGATAAATGGAGCTCTGAGCTTCCGGTAAGCGCCAAAGAAACTATTCTCAGCTACAGCACCACCAAGGATTCTATCGTACAATGGCCTGCTTATTACGTTCCTGCCTATCTCAAGATGAACACGGAATACGAGAAGTCAATCGACCAGGCCCTGTCCGGCAGCAAAAGCGTAAAGGAAATCTACGATTCCATCATGCCTGTCATCAAGTCTCTGTGGGAAAGCGGCAAAGTCTCCTAG
- a CDS encoding carbohydrate ABC transporter permease → MNPESKTSPAPVPVPKQAKGAVKEAVAGYLFAAPAIIGFLVLTLYPMLASFIYSFHKITIMSGSQIMEWIGLDNYIYIFSNPSSEFKKSITVTLVYAFVNVVLVIVFCLIVALLLNRRFIGRNMLRAVFFLPSVVPMLATTIVWQMLLQNQAKGGLVNWILLQLGIAPIEFLTDPVQIFSTLFIMSLWTCGGTIVVFIATLQDVPGELLEAIEMDGGNAWHKFLKVTYPTIKPVLFFQLIMCMMTSIQIYTQSVVLSRNGAPDRMTYFINVMIYDHSFVQVGMRGLASAEAWIVFLITLVITIVLFYFQGALKRDDSMGKRRKVRP, encoded by the coding sequence ATGAACCCAGAAAGCAAAACCAGTCCGGCACCCGTCCCTGTCCCGAAGCAGGCCAAAGGTGCCGTCAAGGAAGCCGTTGCCGGTTATTTGTTCGCTGCGCCTGCCATCATCGGTTTCCTCGTATTGACCTTGTACCCGATGCTGGCCAGCTTCATTTACAGTTTTCATAAAATAACGATTATGAGCGGTAGTCAGATCATGGAATGGATCGGACTGGATAACTACATCTATATCTTCAGCAACCCCAGCTCCGAGTTTAAAAAATCCATAACGGTAACCCTCGTTTACGCTTTTGTGAATGTGGTGCTCGTTATTGTATTTTGCCTGATCGTTGCGCTGCTGCTGAACCGCAGGTTCATTGGCAGGAATATGCTGCGGGCGGTTTTCTTTCTGCCATCCGTGGTGCCGATGCTGGCGACAACCATTGTCTGGCAGATGCTGCTGCAAAATCAGGCCAAAGGCGGACTTGTCAACTGGATTCTGCTGCAGCTGGGTATAGCACCCATAGAGTTTCTTACAGACCCGGTACAGATTTTTAGTACCTTGTTCATTATGAGCCTGTGGACCTGCGGCGGGACCATCGTGGTCTTCATCGCCACCCTGCAGGATGTTCCCGGCGAGCTGCTGGAGGCAATCGAGATGGACGGGGGGAATGCCTGGCACAAGTTCCTGAAGGTTACTTATCCGACGATCAAGCCGGTGCTGTTCTTCCAGCTGATCATGTGCATGATGACCTCCATTCAGATCTATACCCAGAGTGTGGTGCTGTCCAGAAACGGAGCACCTGACCGGATGACCTATTTCATTAACGTCATGATCTATGACCATTCCTTTGTGCAGGTCGGCATGCGCGGGCTGGCTTCAGCCGAAGCCTGGATCGTCTTCCTGATTACGCTGGTGATTACCATTGTACTGTTCTACTTCCAGGGTGCATTGAAGCGTGACGATTCCATGGGCAAAAGGAGGAAGGTGAGACCATGA
- a CDS encoding carbohydrate ABC transporter permease has product MTTATALKYSSIKRAKSKSKAIHLALIALSCLLGIVFAFPLYWLLRGAFVSHTEILARPPVFFPKEPGIDNFRLGLERIQFLRQLWNSVSIVVPYVIGTVLTTSFAGYAFAKLRFPLRGMWFVLVISSMMLPSAVTLLPQFSLYTSLGLAGKPALIIPAFFCAGGNAYFVFLLRQFFMTIPVELSEAAKIDGAGHFRIYSRIMLPLIRPAMIVVALFSFINCWNEFFYTMIYLKTEADYTLPMGLYIVNGMRIPNYEQVMALALVVTAPCLVFFLIGNKYFVEGITLTGIKG; this is encoded by the coding sequence ATGACAACGGCTACAGCCTTGAAATATTCCAGCATCAAGCGGGCCAAAAGCAAGAGCAAAGCCATCCACCTGGCTTTAATAGCGCTCTCCTGCCTGCTTGGCATAGTCTTTGCATTTCCGCTCTATTGGCTGCTGCGCGGCGCTTTTGTCAGCCATACAGAGATTCTGGCCCGTCCGCCTGTGTTCTTCCCCAAGGAGCCCGGAATCGATAACTTCCGGCTGGGCCTTGAGCGGATTCAATTCCTGCGTCAGCTCTGGAACTCGGTATCCATTGTTGTCCCTTATGTCATCGGTACTGTGCTGACAACCAGCTTTGCCGGTTACGCCTTTGCCAAGCTGAGATTTCCGCTGCGCGGGATGTGGTTCGTGCTGGTCATCAGCAGCATGATGCTGCCAAGCGCCGTTACGCTGCTGCCGCAGTTTTCGCTCTACACCTCGCTTGGGCTGGCCGGCAAGCCCGCACTGATTATACCGGCCTTTTTCTGTGCCGGCGGTAATGCCTACTTTGTATTCCTGCTGCGGCAATTTTTCATGACAATTCCTGTGGAATTAAGTGAAGCAGCCAAAATCGACGGTGCCGGCCATTTCCGCATCTACTCCAGAATTATGCTCCCGCTGATCCGTCCGGCGATGATCGTGGTCGCACTGTTTAGCTTCATCAACTGCTGGAACGAGTTTTTCTACACGATGATTTATCTGAAGACGGAAGCAGATTATACGCTGCCTATGGGTCTTTACATTGTTAATGGTATGCGGATTCCCAACTACGAGCAGGTCATGGCCCTTGCATTGGTCGTTACCGCTCCCTGCCTGGTGTTTTTCCTGATCGGCAACAAATATTTTGTGGAAGGTATTACGTTGACAGGGATTAAAGGTTAG